A genomic window from Methanobacterium sp. BRmetb2 includes:
- the mtnP gene encoding S-methyl-5'-thioadenosine phosphorylase: MIGIIGGTGIYEIVEMGEIIDKKVIKTPYGDSPEISIFKLHDKEVAFMPRHAQGHTTPPHMIKYHTNICAFKRLGVDRILSTNAVGSLDEDIKPGDILIPHDFLDFTKTRKSTFYDYNTVHIDITNPYCPELRDLLISSGDVIDKGVYVCTEGPRFETAAEVKMFKNLGGTVVGMTGIPEAILARELEICYASICTISNYAASISPDKLTIDEVFEILEKKEKVLIRLISETIAKIPDDRNCPCKNALEGAKVEIDVEDL; the protein is encoded by the coding sequence ATGATAGGAATAATTGGCGGCACAGGAATATATGAAATAGTTGAAATGGGAGAAATAATCGATAAAAAAGTTATTAAAACCCCTTATGGTGATTCTCCTGAAATATCCATTTTTAAATTGCATGACAAAGAAGTTGCTTTCATGCCCCGGCATGCCCAAGGTCATACCACCCCGCCACATATGATAAAATACCATACCAATATATGTGCCTTCAAAAGGTTGGGAGTTGACAGAATTTTATCCACCAATGCTGTGGGATCTTTAGATGAAGACATAAAGCCAGGAGATATTCTAATACCCCATGATTTTTTAGATTTTACAAAAACTAGGAAGAGTACTTTTTATGATTATAATACCGTGCATATTGATATTACAAATCCATATTGTCCCGAACTGCGAGATTTATTAATAAGTTCTGGAGATGTGATTGATAAAGGGGTTTACGTATGTACTGAAGGACCCCGTTTTGAAACTGCTGCTGAAGTCAAAATGTTTAAAAATCTGGGAGGGACTGTAGTGGGTATGACTGGTATTCCTGAGGCCATACTTGCAAGGGAACTGGAAATATGTTATGCCAGCATATGCACTATATCCAATTATGCTGCTTCTATTTCTCCGGATAAATTAACCATTGACGAAGTTTTTGAAATTTTAGAGAAAAAAGAGAAGGTTTTAATTCGATTAATATCTGAAACAATAGCTAAAATACCTGATGACAGGAATTGTCCCTGTAAAAATGCCCTGGAAGGAGCAAAAGTAGAAATTGATGTGGAAGACCTCTAA
- a CDS encoding transcriptional regulator: MENMNETKNSEMCDVKAKLETIHNDIKRLTEKSNQEYLDNLLSDFKKDFLNSISNYVVEDLEKNLERGMLDPCHMRDTCKSRFQKFLTENAELIKCDSVPKEKIEEKKSELNEIRNSAPFDKCEICFSEVDSLFNKQLSLINSLHIYNDHEEKKSEISKINEEFIAKNVLEPLSNKQRLQIIKSLSSKTRTFSALSELTGLRGGNLLFHLQKLLESGIILQRHERGDYMITQKGFSLLLLLADCQKFIENEK, translated from the coding sequence ATGGAAAATATGAATGAAACGAAAAATTCAGAAATGTGTGATGTTAAAGCAAAATTAGAAACAATACATAATGATATTAAACGTCTGACTGAAAAATCCAATCAAGAATATCTGGATAATTTACTATCTGATTTCAAAAAGGATTTTTTAAATTCAATCTCAAATTATGTTGTTGAAGACCTTGAAAAAAATCTAGAAAGAGGAATGTTAGATCCCTGCCATATGAGAGATACTTGTAAATCAAGATTTCAAAAGTTTTTAACAGAAAATGCAGAACTTATAAAGTGCGATTCTGTCCCCAAAGAAAAAATTGAAGAAAAAAAATCTGAATTAAACGAAATTAGAAATAGTGCTCCGTTTGACAAATGCGAAATTTGTTTTTCTGAGGTTGATTCTCTCTTTAACAAACAATTAAGTCTTATAAATTCACTCCATATCTACAATGACCATGAAGAAAAAAAATCTGAAATATCTAAAATAAATGAAGAATTCATAGCCAAAAATGTACTCGAACCTTTATCAAACAAACAGAGGTTGCAAATAATTAAATCATTGTCTTCTAAAACCCGAACATTTTCTGCTCTTTCAGAATTAACAGGGCTTCGTGGTGGTAATTTACTATTTCACCTGCAAAAACTGCTTGAAAGTGGTATCATTCTACAGAGGCATGAGCGGGGGGATTATATGATCACACAAAAAGGATTCAGTCTATTATTACTACTTGCTGATTGTCAAAAATTCATAGAAAATGAGAAATAA
- a CDS encoding restriction endonuclease subunit M produces the protein MPEAPKEIIRLVKKFEDNHERYKNPSYNEEQLKQEFINPFFKALGWDMENEEDAAPQYRDVIFEDSIEVSGSKKAPDYCFTMAGQRKFFVEAKKPSININKDREPAFQVRRYGWSADLPVSILTDFEEFSIYESRSKPKKSDSPSKYRIKYFKFTDYVEKWDYIYERFSKEAVRKGWFDKFAETDKKKRGTTSVDDEFLKEMEEWRELLARNIANRNKELSIDDLNFAVQQIIDRIVFLRNCEDRGIEKYERIRNLLDNKNIYNNFCELCKKADEKYNSGLFHFKEEKGRPSYPDKLTLNLNIDDGVLKKIITNLYYPDSPYVFSVIPPEILGHVYEQFLGKVIRLTPSHQAKVEEKPEVKKAGGIYYTPKFIVDYIVENTVRKLCKGKTPKTVSKLKILDPACGSGSFLLGAYNSLLDWHLEYYIKQKDKKKLTSRIYPGKHNEWYLTIQEKKRILLNNIYGVDLDPQAVEVTKLSLLLKVLEDEHKEVIDVQSQFGQRALPDLDGNIKCGNSLIGNEIYEDSDLDESDIKRINPFDWEKEFGTTKFDAVIGNPPYIRIQAMKEWAPIEVEFYKKNYVSASKGNYDIYIVFVERGLELLNEKGRLGFILPHKFFNAKYGESLRGLIAEGGYLDKIVHFGDLQIFNNASTYTCLLFLDKKPNKRFEFVKVEDLEKWRRLGECVKGKVSLKKVSDNEWNFIVGECAELFEKLSKMPVKLGDISKRIFQGLITGADNVFILENLENGVYFSKAANKSYKLENNLLHPLCKGSVNIRRYHISNLTKSILFPYEFVNGKATLIKKEPFSKEYPNTWKYLLSNRNKLESRERGKWKNERWYAFGRTQNMNEMEQIKLLTPSIASSASFTLDKSEFYYFIGSGGGGGGGYGITLNSDNINDYMYILGLLNSNLLDKYLKSYSSQFRGGYYAYNKQYIEKLPIHAIDLDNLEDVTIYDKVVILVEKILKLHENLTNTKTPNEKEMIQRQIDATDKQIDRLIYELYDLTPEEIRIIEDSLD, from the coding sequence ATGCCAGAAGCACCAAAAGAAATCATCAGATTGGTTAAAAAATTTGAGGATAATCATGAAAGATATAAAAATCCTAGTTACAATGAGGAACAGCTTAAACAAGAGTTTATAAATCCATTTTTCAAGGCTTTGGGTTGGGATATGGAAAATGAAGAGGATGCAGCTCCCCAATATCGAGATGTCATTTTTGAAGATTCCATTGAAGTTTCAGGGAGTAAAAAAGCTCCTGATTATTGTTTCACAATGGCAGGACAACGTAAATTTTTTGTTGAAGCTAAAAAACCATCAATAAATATTAATAAAGATCGAGAACCTGCTTTCCAAGTGCGAAGATATGGTTGGAGTGCTGATCTTCCTGTGTCAATATTAACTGATTTTGAAGAATTTTCTATTTATGAATCAAGATCTAAGCCCAAAAAGAGTGATAGTCCTAGTAAATATAGGATCAAATATTTTAAATTCACAGATTATGTTGAGAAGTGGGATTATATTTATGAAAGGTTCTCTAAAGAAGCTGTAAGGAAAGGATGGTTCGATAAATTTGCTGAAACCGACAAAAAAAAGAGGGGAACAACTAGTGTTGATGATGAGTTTCTAAAAGAAATGGAAGAGTGGAGGGAACTTTTAGCAAGGAATATAGCTAATAGAAATAAAGAATTAAGTATTGATGATTTAAATTTCGCCGTTCAACAGATTATTGATAGGATTGTATTTCTTAGGAACTGTGAGGATAGAGGGATAGAGAAATATGAACGAATAAGAAATCTTTTGGACAATAAAAACATTTATAATAATTTTTGTGAGTTATGTAAAAAGGCTGACGAAAAATACAATTCAGGATTATTTCACTTTAAAGAAGAAAAAGGCCGACCTAGCTATCCCGATAAATTAACCCTTAATTTAAATATAGATGATGGTGTTTTGAAAAAAATAATTACAAATTTATATTATCCTGACAGTCCTTATGTATTTTCAGTTATACCTCCAGAAATATTAGGCCATGTATATGAACAGTTTTTAGGAAAAGTTATAAGATTAACTCCTTCGCATCAAGCTAAGGTTGAAGAAAAACCTGAAGTTAAAAAAGCAGGCGGAATTTATTATACTCCTAAATTTATCGTTGATTATATTGTAGAAAATACTGTAAGAAAACTTTGTAAAGGTAAAACACCTAAAACAGTTTCAAAATTAAAAATATTGGATCCTGCGTGTGGATCAGGATCATTTTTGTTAGGGGCATATAATTCACTTTTAGATTGGCATTTAGAATATTATATAAAACAAAAGGATAAGAAAAAGCTAACTTCTAGAATTTATCCTGGAAAACATAATGAATGGTATTTGACTATACAGGAAAAGAAAAGAATTCTTTTAAATAATATATATGGTGTTGATTTAGATCCGCAGGCGGTAGAAGTTACAAAGTTATCTTTATTACTCAAAGTTCTGGAAGATGAACATAAAGAGGTGATAGATGTTCAAAGTCAATTTGGACAAAGAGCACTGCCTGATTTAGATGGAAATATTAAATGTGGAAACTCTTTAATAGGAAATGAAATTTATGAAGATTCTGACTTAGATGAAAGTGATATTAAACGTATTAATCCTTTTGATTGGGAAAAAGAATTTGGAACTACTAAATTTGATGCAGTTATAGGCAATCCACCGTACATACGTATTCAAGCAATGAAAGAATGGGCTCCAATTGAAGTTGAATTTTATAAGAAAAATTATGTTTCAGCAAGTAAAGGGAACTATGATATTTATATTGTTTTTGTTGAAAGAGGTCTTGAGTTATTAAATGAAAAAGGACGATTAGGATTTATCTTACCCCACAAGTTTTTCAATGCAAAATATGGAGAATCTTTAAGAGGACTAATTGCTGAAGGCGGTTATTTGGATAAAATTGTCCACTTTGGAGATTTACAGATTTTTAACAATGCTTCAACATATACCTGTTTATTATTTTTAGATAAAAAGCCCAATAAAAGGTTTGAATTTGTTAAAGTAGAAGATTTAGAAAAATGGCGTAGATTAGGAGAATGTGTTAAAGGTAAAGTTAGTCTTAAAAAGGTATCAGATAATGAATGGAATTTTATTGTTGGAGAATGTGCTGAATTATTTGAAAAATTAAGTAAAATGCCAGTTAAACTGGGTGATATATCAAAAAGGATATTCCAAGGCTTAATAACTGGTGCAGATAATGTTTTTATATTAGAAAATTTAGAAAATGGTGTATATTTTTCTAAAGCTGCTAATAAGTCCTATAAATTAGAAAATAATCTTTTACATCCATTGTGTAAAGGTTCTGTAAATATTCGTCGTTATCATATTTCAAATTTAACTAAATCAATTTTATTTCCTTATGAATTTGTCAATGGAAAAGCAACCCTAATAAAAAAAGAACCGTTCTCTAAGGAATATCCGAACACTTGGAAGTATTTATTAAGCAATCGTAATAAGCTTGAATCCAGAGAAAGGGGTAAATGGAAAAATGAACGGTGGTATGCATTTGGACGTACACAAAATATGAATGAAATGGAACAGATAAAACTTTTAACTCCAAGTATTGCAAGTTCCGCATCATTCACATTGGATAAAAGTGAATTCTACTACTTCATTGGAAGTGGTGGAGGTGGTGGGGGTGGATATGGTATTACACTTAACTCTGATAATATCAATGATTATATGTATATTTTGGGTCTTTTAAATTCAAATTTACTTGATAAATATCTCAAATCCTACAGTAGCCAGTTCCGTGGGGGTTATTATGCATATAACAAACAATATATAGAAAAATTACCGATTCATGCGATTGATTTAGATAATCTTGAAGATGTAACTATTTATGATAAAGTTGTTATCTTAGTAGAAAAAATCCTTAAATTACATGAAAATCTAACAAACACAAAAACTCCAAATGAAAAAGAGATGATCCAACGTCAAATCGATGCAACTGATAAACAGATTGACAGGTTGATTTATGAATTATACGATCTAACACCTGAGGAGATAAGGATCATAGAAGATAGTCTAGATTAG
- a CDS encoding AAA family ATPase, with amino-acid sequence MRRSAKGIDDILLHDETIFRDMNVFDQDYIPENFRYRESQMEALAICIRPALKMGRPINAVVLGSPATGKTTSVKKVFELVERSSDRVVCVYVNCQLHTTRFNIFSQIYNKLFGHLPPETGVPFSRIYQKIMQHLADNKKALVVALDDVNYLFHSKNANKIFYDILRAQEVYPGIKTGIFAILSDIEFRHALDKNVNSVFIPQEIVFNPYSRSEIKSILDGRVKAGFYPKVISEELIDEIADETLLNGDLRVGIDLLRVSANLAEADASKSIEQKHVQEALKKSSSINLIETLKSLSKNERVVLNSITSFSGDNLTAGELFEEFSEKTNASYSSFNRVLNKLEFLRLIDTKFTGKGFKGKSRVIILRFETGDIRKFMDDH; translated from the coding sequence ATGCGACGCAGTGCAAAGGGAATTGACGATATACTTTTACATGATGAAACCATTTTTAGAGATATGAATGTTTTTGACCAGGATTATATCCCAGAAAATTTTAGATACAGAGAATCTCAGATGGAAGCACTTGCTATCTGCATTAGACCTGCACTGAAGATGGGCAGACCCATCAATGCCGTGGTTCTGGGTTCTCCTGCCACTGGAAAAACTACTTCTGTGAAAAAAGTTTTTGAATTGGTGGAAAGAAGTTCTGATAGAGTAGTATGTGTCTATGTCAATTGTCAATTACACACCACCCGTTTTAACATCTTCTCACAGATTTATAACAAACTATTTGGTCACCTACCCCCTGAAACCGGGGTACCTTTTTCTAGAATTTACCAAAAGATAATGCAACACCTTGCAGACAATAAAAAGGCATTGGTTGTTGCGTTAGATGATGTTAACTACCTTTTCCACAGCAAAAATGCTAATAAAATATTTTATGATATCTTACGTGCCCAGGAAGTTTATCCTGGGATTAAAACAGGTATTTTTGCTATTTTATCTGATATTGAATTTCGCCATGCTTTGGATAAAAATGTGAACTCGGTTTTTATTCCACAAGAAATTGTTTTCAATCCTTATAGCCGCAGCGAAATAAAAAGTATATTAGACGGAAGAGTAAAAGCTGGATTTTATCCTAAAGTTATTTCTGAAGAGTTGATAGATGAAATAGCTGATGAAACCTTGTTAAATGGGGATTTAAGAGTTGGAATTGATCTGTTGAGAGTGAGTGCTAATTTAGCAGAGGCAGATGCATCAAAAAGTATAGAACAAAAACATGTGCAAGAAGCTTTGAAAAAATCAAGTTCTATAAATCTGATTGAAACCCTTAAATCATTATCAAAGAATGAAAGGGTTGTATTAAATAGTATAACATCTTTTTCAGGAGATAATTTAACTGCTGGTGAACTTTTTGAAGAATTTAGTGAAAAAACCAATGCTAGTTATTCTTCTTTTAACCGTGTTCTGAATAAATTAGAATTTTTAAGACTTATTGACACTAAATTCACTGGAAAAGGTTTCAAAGGAAAATCAAGAGTTATTATTCTGAGATTTGAAACTGGTGATATCCGAAAATTTATGGATGACCATTAA
- a CDS encoding transcriptional regulator, which translates to MNNKLKVYRAMSDITQEELAKELGVTRQTIIAIEKEKYDPSLVLAFKIAKFFKIQIEDIFIYQGD; encoded by the coding sequence ATGAATAATAAACTTAAAGTATATCGGGCCATGAGTGACATAACTCAAGAAGAGCTTGCAAAAGAGCTTGGAGTAACCAGACAAACTATAATTGCCATAGAAAAGGAAAAATATGATCCTTCACTGGTTCTGGCTTTTAAAATAGCAAAATTCTTTAAAATACAAATTGAGGATATTTTCATCTATCAAGGGGATTAA
- a CDS encoding archease, translating into MKFENNISQKPKFEFFDVTADVGFRAYGESLERAFENAALAMFNVITDTSKIQPSIKKEVKIKAEDDYALLFDWLTELLVFHDSEYLVFSRFKVEIEKKENEYQLKGKIWGEEFNYDIHEARDEVKAVTYHMMDIKKNQNYILQVILDI; encoded by the coding sequence TTGAAATTTGAAAATAATATATCACAAAAGCCAAAATTTGAATTTTTTGATGTAACTGCAGATGTGGGATTTAGAGCCTATGGTGAAAGTTTAGAGAGGGCTTTTGAAAATGCAGCTTTAGCTATGTTCAATGTTATCACCGATACCTCCAAAATTCAACCATCAATAAAGAAAGAAGTTAAAATAAAAGCTGAAGATGACTATGCTCTTCTTTTTGACTGGTTAACCGAACTTTTAGTATTTCATGACTCAGAATATCTAGTGTTTTCCAGATTTAAAGTGGAAATAGAAAAAAAAGAGAATGAATATCAATTAAAAGGCAAAATTTGGGGGGAAGAATTTAATTATGATATTCATGAAGCAAGAGATGAAGTAAAAGCAGTGACCTATCACATGATGGACATAAAAAAGAATCAAAATTACATTTTACAAGTGATACTCGACATATGA
- a CDS encoding FMN reductase, whose protein sequence is MKKVLLICGSPRPNGNTAQVLEECAKSIENQSLETEILSLRGKKIQSCIACGKCAELHRCSLEDGLNEIIEKIRESEGFIIGAPVYFGTARGDVMSLLQRVGMVSRASDQFLSWKVGGPIAVARRGGQTATIQEMLMFFFINEMIVPGSTYWNMVFGLAPGEVQEDSEGLETIRRFGKNVAKLINKLNE, encoded by the coding sequence ATGAAAAAAGTTCTTTTAATATGTGGCAGTCCACGACCAAATGGAAACACTGCCCAGGTACTGGAAGAATGTGCCAAATCCATTGAAAACCAAAGTTTAGAAACTGAAATCTTATCCCTTAGAGGTAAAAAAATACAATCATGTATTGCATGTGGTAAATGCGCCGAACTTCACCGATGTTCTTTAGAAGATGGATTAAACGAGATAATAGAAAAGATCAGAGAATCAGAAGGTTTCATAATTGGGGCTCCGGTTTACTTTGGTACTGCGCGTGGAGATGTCATGTCCCTCCTGCAGAGAGTGGGTATGGTATCCCGTGCATCTGACCAATTTTTATCCTGGAAAGTAGGTGGTCCTATAGCTGTGGCAAGAAGAGGAGGTCAAACCGCCACTATACAGGAAATGTTGATGTTCTTCTTTATAAATGAGATGATCGTCCCCGGATCCACTTACTGGAACATGGTATTTGGATTGGCACCAGGAGAAGTTCAAGAGGATTCTGAAGGTCTAGAAACAATCAGAAGATTTGGGAAAAATGTGGCCAAGTTAATAAACAAATTAAATGAATAA
- a CDS encoding 30S ribosomal protein S3ae, with amino-acid sequence MAKARRRRVRDTWKEKKWYTITTPKSFGESEIGITPARDPEILKKRSVEASLRELTGDFSKQYVKLSFQISEVAGDTATTKYVGHQVTTDYVRSMIRRGSSRIDALTTINTKEGYKMKVHVLAITTRRAKSSQQKFMRETIESLIKEIAAEKTFEEFVEAVVTGKIASEIYHVAKKIYPLKRVEIIKTRVMEEPK; translated from the coding sequence ATGGCTAAAGCTAGACGTAGAAGAGTAAGAGATACGTGGAAAGAAAAGAAATGGTACACGATAACAACTCCTAAATCATTTGGAGAATCAGAAATAGGAATAACTCCTGCAAGAGATCCAGAAATACTTAAAAAAAGGAGTGTGGAAGCATCACTAAGAGAGCTTACTGGTGATTTTAGTAAACAGTATGTAAAGCTCTCATTTCAGATTAGCGAAGTGGCTGGAGACACAGCAACCACTAAATATGTAGGACATCAAGTAACCACTGATTACGTTAGAAGTATGATAAGACGAGGGTCCAGTAGAATTGACGCCCTTACAACTATAAATACCAAAGAAGGCTACAAGATGAAGGTGCATGTTCTGGCTATAACCACCAGAAGAGCTAAATCTTCACAGCAAAAATTCATGAGAGAGACTATTGAAAGCCTAATAAAAGAAATTGCTGCTGAAAAAACCTTTGAAGAGTTTGTAGAAGCTGTAGTTACAGGGAAAATTGCATCTGAAATCTACCATGTTGCAAAGAAGATATACCCCCTAAAACGGGTTGAAATCATAAAGACTCGGGTTATGGAAGAACCAAA
- a CDS encoding CPBP family intramembrane metalloprotease → MNVFGTVKDRNNFLKLVLKIILVLVVIHVLRAFIFNFLFVTVQPSGPLVLIFRGLDFIIVGIILLLYFKPSLNDLGLRWDDIRLRSRIFYIMGFSLIPTLILSQYIFKWDFYILIFQLIYAIIAPVFEELLFRGYIWTKIRESKGMINPDGLTFLTVTLLFSVWQLGYADVLIRYSNLGFIMILKMMAGLVLGLIVGYLRLKTGKTYASIIFHALCNLFEL, encoded by the coding sequence ATGAACGTATTTGGCACAGTTAAAGACAGAAATAACTTTTTAAAGCTAGTTCTAAAAATTATACTGGTATTAGTTGTTATACATGTTTTAAGAGCATTCATTTTCAACTTTTTATTTGTAACTGTCCAACCAAGTGGACCGTTAGTACTGATTTTTAGAGGTTTAGATTTTATAATCGTAGGTATAATCCTGCTTTTATACTTTAAACCATCTTTAAATGATCTTGGACTTAGATGGGATGATATTCGGCTAAGAAGTAGGATATTTTATATTATGGGATTTTCATTAATTCCCACGCTCATATTAAGCCAATATATATTCAAATGGGATTTTTATATCCTTATTTTCCAGCTAATATATGCCATTATAGCTCCAGTATTTGAAGAACTATTATTCAGAGGTTATATCTGGACTAAGATACGTGAATCCAAAGGAATGATTAATCCAGATGGTTTAACCTTTTTGACTGTTACACTGCTTTTCAGTGTATGGCAACTGGGTTATGCCGATGTATTAATCCGATATTCAAATTTAGGCTTTATCATGATCTTAAAAATGATGGCGGGTCTGGTTTTAGGTCTGATTGTAGGATATTTACGTCTTAAAACAGGTAAAACCTATGCTTCAATCATATTCCATGCTTTATGCAACCTTTTTGAACTTTGA
- a CDS encoding RNA-splicing ligase RtcB, giving the protein MSMEDSLKKVRECVWELPSSYKDCMRVPGRVYLDDQDIKLVEKGALDQVANVACLPGIQKFSIGLPDIHFGYGFSIGGVAAFSGHNGVISPGGVGFDINCGVRFLKTNLTEKEVKPKIKELIDTLFKNVPSGVGSKGKIRLQDGQIDEVLNNGAQWAVENGYGWEEDLSFLEENGKMDAADSSKVSEKAKKRGIPQLGSLGSGNHFLEVQKVDEIFDKKTADVFGVKEGDITVMIHTGSRGCGHQICSDYLRIMDKAYKRHKVNIPDRQLACAPVDSEEAQDYFKAMSAAANYAWANRQMIVHWVRESFEQIFKKSAEEMEMGIIYDVAHNIAKKEVHNIKGRDLEVYVHRKGATRAFGPGRVEIPQEYRKVGQPVLIPGTMGTASYLLAGTDVAMEETFGSTAHGAGRKMSRAGAKRTYRGEEVKKALESRGIAIKATSMPVVAEEAPGAYKDVDKVVQTAHKSGISKLVGKMVPLGVAKG; this is encoded by the coding sequence ATGAGTATGGAAGATAGCTTAAAAAAAGTTCGAGAGTGCGTATGGGAACTTCCAAGTAGTTATAAAGATTGTATGAGAGTACCAGGTAGAGTGTATCTGGATGACCAGGATATAAAGCTAGTGGAAAAAGGGGCTTTGGATCAAGTAGCAAACGTTGCCTGTTTACCTGGGATCCAAAAATTTTCCATAGGACTTCCCGATATCCACTTTGGATATGGATTTAGTATTGGAGGGGTAGCTGCCTTCAGTGGGCATAATGGAGTTATAAGTCCTGGAGGAGTAGGTTTTGACATAAACTGCGGGGTAAGATTCTTAAAAACAAATCTCACAGAAAAAGAAGTTAAACCTAAAATTAAAGAATTAATAGATACATTGTTCAAAAATGTACCATCAGGTGTAGGTAGCAAAGGAAAAATAAGACTACAGGATGGACAAATTGACGAAGTTTTAAATAATGGTGCCCAGTGGGCCGTGGAAAATGGATACGGCTGGGAAGAAGATCTCAGTTTCCTAGAAGAAAATGGTAAAATGGATGCAGCAGATTCTTCAAAAGTAAGTGAAAAAGCAAAAAAAAGGGGAATACCCCAATTAGGCTCTTTAGGATCTGGTAACCACTTTTTAGAAGTCCAAAAAGTTGATGAAATATTCGATAAAAAAACTGCAGATGTCTTTGGCGTTAAAGAGGGTGACATAACTGTGATGATACATACTGGTTCACGGGGATGTGGTCACCAGATCTGCTCGGACTACCTTAGAATAATGGATAAAGCGTATAAACGACATAAAGTAAATATCCCAGATCGACAATTAGCTTGTGCTCCCGTAGATTCAGAAGAAGCCCAGGATTATTTTAAAGCAATGTCGGCTGCGGCTAACTATGCCTGGGCTAATCGGCAGATGATTGTACACTGGGTTAGGGAGTCTTTCGAACAAATATTCAAAAAAAGCGCCGAAGAGATGGAAATGGGAATTATCTATGATGTTGCCCACAACATAGCAAAAAAAGAGGTTCACAATATCAAAGGTAGAGATTTAGAAGTGTATGTGCACAGAAAAGGAGCCACCAGGGCTTTTGGACCTGGAAGAGTGGAAATTCCCCAAGAATACAGAAAAGTTGGACAACCAGTACTTATACCTGGAACAATGGGAACAGCCTCTTACCTGCTTGCAGGGACTGATGTTGCTATGGAGGAAACTTTTGGTTCTACTGCCCATGGCGCAGGTCGAAAAATGAGTCGTGCTGGAGCAAAAAGAACATATCGTGGGGAAGAAGTTAAAAAAGCCCTTGAATCTCGAGGAATAGCTATAAAAGCCACTTCAATGCCGGTAGTGGCAGAAGAAGCACCTGGCGCATATAAAGATGTTGATAAGGTAGTACAAACTGCACACAAATCAGGCATATCCAAATTAGTAGGTAAAATGGTACCTCTTGGAGTGGCAAAAGGATAG
- a CDS encoding methyltransferase type 12, which produces MSKEELYKKFAKYYDKIYSKKDYIGECQFIEWAVAQHKTRAGKKLLDVACGTGAHADLLKKNFSILGVDISSDMLDIAREKVPDVEFKEGDMKKLDLKGKFDVITCLFSAMNYNTSLKEYELTLKNFYEHLHPGGVLIFDLGINHENWMEGMISVDTVVEDNLKLARICQSHLEGNIFNADFVFLVKENEKLDFDIDRHIIGVFKTSEIFELMKKVGFYVAVYGEFTHKKWEKGSMERPVFVGLKQ; this is translated from the coding sequence ATGAGTAAAGAAGAGCTTTACAAGAAATTTGCTAAATACTATGATAAAATCTATTCAAAAAAGGATTACATAGGAGAATGCCAGTTTATAGAATGGGCCGTGGCCCAACATAAGACCCGTGCTGGTAAAAAATTACTGGATGTTGCCTGTGGAACCGGTGCACATGCAGATCTCCTAAAAAAGAATTTTTCTATTCTGGGTGTGGATATAAGTTCAGATATGTTGGATATCGCCCGAGAAAAAGTTCCAGATGTTGAATTTAAAGAAGGTGATATGAAAAAATTGGATTTAAAAGGCAAATTTGATGTTATAACCTGTCTTTTCAGTGCCATGAACTATAATACCAGTTTAAAAGAATATGAACTAACTCTGAAAAATTTTTATGAACATCTCCATCCAGGGGGAGTTTTAATATTTGATCTAGGAATTAACCATGAAAACTGGATGGAAGGAATGATTTCTGTAGATACTGTAGTAGAAGATAATCTAAAACTTGCCAGGATCTGCCAATCACATCTGGAAGGAAATATATTTAATGCAGACTTTGTTTTTCTGGTTAAAGAAAATGAAAAGCTTGATTTTGATATTGACCGTCACATAATTGGTGTATTTAAAACCAGCGAAATATTTGAATTAATGAAAAAAGTCGGATTTTACGTAGCAGTATATGGAGAATTCACCCACAAAAAATGGGAAAAAGGTTCCATGGAAAGACCTGTGTTCGTTGGTTTAAAACAATAA